Proteins encoded in a region of the Flammeovirga yaeyamensis genome:
- a CDS encoding RecQ family ATP-dependent DNA helicase encodes MNAGFQQILKKFWGYDNFRPLQENIISSVFKGNDTLALLPTGGGKSICFQVPGIARKGVCIVITPLISLMKDQVHQLNERGIPAKALYSGLSIKEMDTLLENTVQGKVKFLYVSPERIRTKLFIERLKRMAVGLLVVDEAHCISQWGHDFRPQYLKIGELRELIPDTPVIAVTATATQETQKEIVELLLFKENHNVFKGSFARPNLSFSVSKELDTTQKMLKILNSVEGSSIVYARTRKMTKDIASLLLSYNINADYYHGGLVPEQRSKRQDAWVKNHIRVIVATNAFGMGIDKPDVRSVINIGAPESIEAYYQEAGRGGRDGEKSYAVLLIKEDTRQKLLEWVEQRHPDVKVLKKIYQCLGNHFRLAVGSGEMSSFDFYLKPYIQKYELPPQETYYGLKRLEEHGILLFNESVFHDPTLNIKTTPDDLYDYLIRQPHHELLMKGILRMYGGELYNSFVRIDEKEIAMQNGIPLDRVTFYLQELHNLELVDYQPKREKPQVTFLIPRHLPERLPIDRKLLAFRKQQDYKRAKSMIHFIQNKTRCRSIMLREYFGDFDGENCGVCDVCIEQKKKKSYQEVPDNYKAEILKVLKDQPMSVHELESEVAPINLDYFGKTLSRLFDEKTLHWNEEKKVAIA; translated from the coding sequence ATGAACGCGGGCTTTCAACAAATACTTAAAAAATTTTGGGGTTACGATAACTTTCGACCTCTTCAAGAAAATATCATTAGTAGTGTTTTTAAAGGGAATGACACTCTTGCTTTATTGCCGACTGGGGGAGGGAAATCAATTTGCTTCCAAGTACCAGGTATTGCGAGAAAAGGAGTGTGTATTGTCATTACACCTCTAATTTCTTTGATGAAAGACCAAGTGCATCAATTAAATGAAAGAGGAATTCCTGCCAAAGCTCTTTACTCTGGATTATCTATCAAAGAGATGGATACATTATTAGAGAATACCGTTCAAGGGAAAGTTAAATTCTTATATGTATCACCAGAACGAATTCGCACTAAGTTATTTATTGAGCGTTTAAAACGAATGGCTGTGGGTTTATTAGTGGTCGATGAAGCCCATTGTATTTCTCAGTGGGGACATGATTTCCGTCCTCAATATTTAAAAATAGGTGAATTAAGAGAACTCATTCCAGACACTCCTGTTATTGCGGTTACAGCTACAGCTACCCAAGAAACGCAAAAAGAGATTGTGGAACTTTTGCTTTTTAAAGAAAATCACAATGTGTTTAAGGGAAGTTTTGCACGCCCTAATCTTTCGTTTTCTGTTAGCAAAGAGTTAGATACTACCCAAAAAATGCTCAAAATTCTAAATTCAGTAGAAGGGAGTAGCATTGTGTATGCGAGAACTCGAAAAATGACCAAAGATATTGCAAGTCTTTTGTTGAGTTATAACATCAATGCCGATTATTATCATGGAGGTTTAGTCCCTGAACAAAGAAGTAAGCGTCAAGATGCTTGGGTGAAGAACCATATTCGAGTAATAGTGGCGACGAATGCTTTCGGTATGGGTATAGATAAACCTGATGTGCGATCGGTCATCAATATCGGTGCACCAGAAAGTATTGAGGCCTATTATCAAGAAGCCGGAAGAGGAGGTAGAGATGGAGAAAAGTCGTATGCTGTTCTTTTGATAAAGGAGGATACAAGACAGAAGTTATTAGAGTGGGTAGAACAACGTCATCCTGATGTAAAAGTACTAAAGAAAATATATCAATGCTTGGGAAATCACTTCCGTTTAGCGGTAGGTAGTGGAGAAATGAGTTCATTCGATTTTTACCTCAAACCCTATATTCAGAAATATGAACTTCCCCCTCAAGAAACTTATTACGGATTGAAACGATTGGAGGAACATGGCATTTTGTTATTCAACGAAAGTGTATTTCATGATCCAACCCTGAATATTAAAACTACTCCAGACGATTTATACGATTACCTAATTCGTCAGCCTCACCATGAATTATTAATGAAAGGTATTTTAAGAATGTATGGAGGTGAGTTATATAATTCTTTTGTGCGTATAGACGAAAAGGAAATCGCCATGCAAAATGGTATTCCTTTAGATCGTGTGACTTTCTATTTACAAGAATTACACAATTTAGAATTGGTAGATTACCAGCCTAAAAGGGAGAAGCCTCAAGTTACGTTTTTAATTCCAAGACATTTACCAGAAAGGTTACCTATTGATCGTAAATTATTGGCCTTCAGAAAACAACAAGATTATAAAAGAGCAAAATCAATGATACACTTCATCCAAAATAAGACGAGATGTAGAAGTATTATGCTCAGAGAATATTTTGGTGATTTTGATGGAGAAAATTGTGGGGTATGCGATGTCTGTATAGAACAAAAGAAAAAGAAATCGTATCAAGAAGTACCGGATAATTATAAAGCTGAAATATTGAAGGTATTAAAGGATCAGCCGATGTCGGTACACGAATTGGAATCTGAAGTAGCACCTATCAACTTAGATTATTTTGGGAAGACCTTGTCCCGGCTATTTGATGAAAAGACGTTACATTGGAATGAAGAGAAAAAAGTAGCAATTGCATAA
- the pyrE gene encoding orotate phosphoribosyltransferase: protein MENTIAKKVASLLLEINAIKIRPNDPFTWASGWKSPIYCDNRLSLSHPHARTYIKHALSSKIQEQFADVEAIVGVATAGIPQGALIADALGIPFAYVRSKPKGHGMTNMIEGELKAGAKVVVIEDLISTGGSSLKAAAALKEAGIEVLGMAAIFTYGFDLSVNNFKEAGIPLVTLSNYDAMLELALEQDYIKAEDIDSLKSWRVAPSEWNQ from the coding sequence ATGGAAAATACTATTGCAAAAAAGGTCGCTTCTTTGTTATTAGAGATCAATGCTATTAAGATCCGTCCAAACGATCCTTTCACTTGGGCTTCAGGATGGAAATCACCAATTTATTGCGACAACAGACTTTCTCTGTCACACCCTCACGCAAGAACGTACATCAAACATGCATTAAGTTCTAAAATTCAAGAGCAGTTCGCAGATGTAGAAGCTATTGTTGGTGTTGCTACAGCGGGTATCCCTCAGGGGGCATTAATTGCAGATGCTTTGGGTATTCCTTTCGCATATGTTCGTTCTAAGCCAAAAGGACATGGTATGACAAACATGATCGAAGGTGAATTAAAAGCAGGTGCTAAAGTAGTGGTTATCGAAGATTTAATTTCTACTGGAGGTTCATCGCTTAAAGCTGCGGCGGCTTTGAAAGAAGCAGGTATCGAAGTTTTAGGTATGGCTGCTATCTTCACTTATGGATTTGATTTATCGGTAAATAACTTCAAAGAAGCTGGTATTCCTCTAGTGACTTTATCGAATTACGATGCGATGTTGGAATTGGCTTTAGAGCAAGATTACATCAAAGCGGAGGATATCGATTCATTGAAGTCTTGGAGAGTTGCTCCTTCAGAATGGAATCAATAA
- a CDS encoding GNAT family protein: MYYELAFGIVSSQEKKLTPVEIDQLLAKGYFRHSLNMATYEMMYFDDKMQGVLPLRCRLENNMLSKSHRKKIRQTRNKFEVVIEPLNITEDHKTLFTEYRKKRFDEEDKSLLHYFGVDSDKDIGLIPYNTWQINFYANGQLAAASFFDVGEKSLSSLMAIYHEDFKNAGLGFISMLFEIEWSLEHNMDFYYPGYTLDMPSCFDYKLRLPNVEFYNWKDEWLKWEKINFKTTKRYRTLHSIKAIIEQVNDICIVKGQVAEEQNFFSSMWHDMFDYTQAVEAPIYASFPIGQYHQMVIIYLPDEDIFLVKPHLFNFESSLPPYIKTDSPEDIALFIGAYFAHLQLIDVRLTSALDNFRSLITDSNIEFDIVETLGNVGRHPNYKWISLRKDEDQWMVMPLWDESKKTYLFHPMVFKRDQNRWVSPFGLCSDAIAILKISDYICSKESNWHDLLSEND, from the coding sequence ATGTATTATGAACTAGCATTTGGTATTGTTTCCTCACAAGAAAAGAAACTTACGCCAGTTGAAATCGACCAACTATTGGCTAAAGGGTATTTTAGACATTCCCTAAATATGGCTACTTACGAAATGATGTACTTTGATGACAAGATGCAAGGAGTACTTCCGTTACGTTGTCGCCTAGAAAATAATATGCTTTCGAAATCTCATCGAAAGAAAATTAGGCAAACAAGAAACAAATTTGAAGTAGTTATTGAGCCCCTAAATATTACGGAGGATCATAAAACATTATTCACAGAATATAGAAAAAAACGTTTTGACGAAGAGGATAAATCTCTCTTACACTACTTTGGAGTAGATTCTGACAAAGATATTGGTCTAATCCCATACAACACTTGGCAAATAAACTTTTACGCGAATGGTCAATTAGCTGCCGCAAGCTTTTTTGATGTTGGAGAGAAATCTTTATCCAGTCTCATGGCAATTTATCATGAGGACTTTAAAAATGCCGGACTTGGCTTTATATCCATGCTTTTCGAAATAGAGTGGTCTTTAGAACATAACATGGATTTCTATTATCCTGGTTACACTCTCGATATGCCGTCATGCTTCGATTACAAACTTAGATTACCGAACGTGGAGTTTTATAATTGGAAGGACGAATGGTTAAAGTGGGAAAAGATTAACTTTAAAACTACAAAAAGATACAGAACCTTACATTCTATAAAAGCTATAATTGAGCAAGTTAATGACATATGTATAGTTAAAGGTCAAGTTGCCGAAGAGCAAAACTTTTTCTCTAGTATGTGGCATGATATGTTTGATTATACTCAAGCAGTAGAAGCCCCTATTTATGCGTCTTTTCCGATAGGTCAATATCATCAGATGGTCATTATTTATTTACCTGATGAAGATATATTTTTGGTAAAACCTCATTTATTTAATTTTGAATCAAGTTTACCACCATATATTAAAACTGATAGCCCCGAAGATATCGCTTTATTTATTGGTGCTTATTTTGCCCACCTCCAACTTATAGATGTTCGCTTAACTAGTGCATTAGACAATTTTAGAAGCTTAATTACAGATTCAAACATAGAATTTGATATTGTAGAGACTTTAGGAAATGTAGGTAGACATCCTAACTATAAATGGATATCCTTAAGAAAAGATGAAGATCAATGGATGGTTATGCCATTATGGGATGAAAGCAAAAAAACATACCTTTTCCACCCAATGGTGTTTAAACGTGACCAAAATAGATGGGTATCTCCTTTTGGATTGTGTTCTGATGCCATCGCCATATTAAAAATCTCTGACTATATTTGTTCAAAAGAAAGCAATTGGCATGATTTATTGTCAGAAAATGATTGA
- a CDS encoding SDR family oxidoreductase, with the protein MIVVTGGSKGIGRAIVEKFAKDGVDVAVCARNLESLQELKDQLSQYAEIHIFQADVSKKEECQKFIEEVKSLQKPIDILVNNAGVFVPGAIYEEEEGAFEMMMQTNMYSTYYITRGFVHQMMENKKGHIFNIASVASFMAYTNGGSYAISKHAMLGFSKCLREEMKPHNIKVTSVMPGATFTASWAGVDLPEDRFMKSLDIADLVYSAYNLSNSACVEDIIVRPQLGDI; encoded by the coding sequence ATGATCGTAGTAACTGGAGGTTCAAAAGGAATCGGAAGAGCAATTGTAGAAAAATTTGCTAAAGATGGAGTAGACGTAGCAGTATGTGCTAGAAACTTAGAATCACTACAAGAATTAAAAGATCAATTATCGCAATATGCTGAAATCCATATTTTTCAAGCAGATGTGTCTAAGAAAGAAGAGTGTCAGAAATTTATAGAAGAAGTAAAATCACTTCAAAAACCAATTGATATTTTAGTAAATAATGCCGGAGTATTTGTTCCTGGTGCTATCTACGAAGAAGAAGAGGGAGCCTTCGAAATGATGATGCAAACCAATATGTATTCAACCTACTACATCACAAGAGGTTTTGTACATCAAATGATGGAAAACAAAAAAGGACATATTTTCAATATCGCTTCTGTCGCCTCTTTCATGGCTTATACTAATGGTGGTTCTTATGCTATCTCAAAACATGCCATGTTAGGCTTTTCAAAATGTTTAAGAGAAGAAATGAAACCTCATAATATCAAAGTGACTTCTGTAATGCCAGGAGCAACGTTTACTGCTAGTTGGGCAGGGGTAGACTTACCAGAAGACCGTTTTATGAAATCCCTAGACATCGCTGACCTTGTTTACTCAGCTTACAATTTATCTAACAGTGCTTGTGTAGAAGACATTATTGTTCGACCGCAGTTGGGGGATATTTAA
- a CDS encoding TonB-dependent receptor plug domain-containing protein, translating into MKTFLQFHCSFIFVLLSLVGYAQESDSTKLSEYYLDEVTINSGRVPQTFSEQARIVTYIPQEELQAMPAQSFDQVLGYVAGVDMRSRGPMGVQGDVSIRGGSFDQSLILLNGINMNNPQTGHLNLFLPVDLEAAYAVEVLEGPASRVFGANAFTGAINVQTKPLDKNNIYAHVMAGEYGLQKYTGRVNLTSGKTRHLITGSYKKSDGYIDNTDFEDVTFYYHGSYDVKQGTFDLTAGISDKGFGANSFYTPLYPNQYERNKLYHGSLRFTNNGKIKVSPTVYWNRTYDRFELYRDNPASWYTNHNYHQMDAMGFNLNTIIPSKFGKTSIGFDARYEGILSNVLGEDLDDPVSIDGVDNTAYTKGKDRFNYSLFLEHNVVWKKFTASAGLMFNYNTQLAESSDGFDVFPGLDISYALNESVRLFGTANTAMRIPTYTDLYYQGPTNIGNPDLKEERATTYEAGAKLDRKWIHASASYFIRYGKNIIDWVKYPSEDKWQAQNLTELNTQGITLNTVFNFEQVLGKQSTLKSVTVNYLGLKVDKSAADSLVSNYALDHLNHKVTVGIKHKVFLDNLIADWKLVYQDRNGSYTAYDADFNPSETEYKPFTTVDLRLSYQYKMMYFYTEASNIFNQEYYDFGNIPQPGRWFRAGIKMNLDL; encoded by the coding sequence ATGAAAACATTTTTACAGTTTCACTGTTCATTCATTTTCGTACTTTTGAGTCTTGTGGGCTACGCACAAGAATCAGATTCTACTAAATTATCAGAATATTATCTAGACGAGGTTACCATTAATTCGGGTCGTGTACCTCAAACATTTTCTGAACAAGCAAGAATAGTTACTTACATTCCTCAAGAAGAACTACAGGCGATGCCTGCTCAAAGTTTTGATCAAGTTTTAGGGTATGTTGCAGGTGTTGACATGCGTTCTAGGGGCCCTATGGGGGTTCAAGGAGATGTAAGTATTCGTGGTGGTTCATTTGATCAGTCGTTAATTCTTTTGAACGGAATCAATATGAACAACCCACAAACGGGTCACTTAAATTTATTCCTTCCTGTAGATCTTGAAGCCGCTTATGCTGTTGAAGTTTTAGAAGGTCCTGCTTCTAGAGTCTTTGGTGCTAACGCTTTTACCGGAGCGATTAATGTACAAACCAAACCACTTGATAAAAATAATATCTATGCACATGTAATGGCAGGTGAATATGGCTTACAAAAATATACCGGTAGAGTTAACCTTACTTCGGGTAAAACAAGACACCTTATTACTGGTTCATACAAGAAAAGTGATGGATACATCGATAATACAGACTTTGAAGATGTTACTTTCTATTACCACGGTAGCTACGATGTAAAGCAGGGTACTTTTGACTTAACTGCTGGTATATCTGATAAAGGATTTGGAGCTAATTCATTTTACACTCCGTTATACCCTAATCAGTACGAAAGAAATAAATTATATCATGGCTCTTTAAGATTTACGAATAATGGTAAAATTAAAGTAAGCCCAACAGTATATTGGAATAGAACCTACGATAGATTTGAATTGTATAGAGATAATCCTGCAAGTTGGTATACGAACCATAACTACCATCAAATGGATGCCATGGGCTTTAATCTGAATACCATCATCCCATCTAAATTTGGTAAAACTTCTATTGGTTTTGATGCCCGTTACGAAGGTATCTTAAGTAATGTATTGGGTGAAGATCTTGATGACCCCGTTTCTATTGATGGTGTAGATAATACTGCATATACAAAAGGGAAAGATCGTTTTAACTACTCTTTATTTCTTGAGCATAATGTTGTTTGGAAAAAATTTACAGCTTCTGCTGGTTTAATGTTTAACTACAATACTCAGTTAGCAGAATCTAGCGATGGATTTGATGTCTTCCCTGGTTTAGATATCTCTTATGCGTTAAATGAATCAGTTAGATTATTTGGTACAGCAAACACTGCAATGCGTATCCCAACCTATACTGATTTATATTATCAAGGTCCTACTAATATTGGTAACCCTGATCTAAAAGAAGAAAGAGCAACTACCTATGAAGCGGGTGCTAAATTAGACCGTAAATGGATTCATGCAAGTGCTTCTTACTTCATTAGATATGGTAAAAATATTATTGATTGGGTGAAATACCCTTCTGAAGATAAATGGCAAGCTCAAAACTTGACAGAATTAAATACACAAGGTATTACTTTAAATACTGTATTTAATTTCGAGCAAGTATTGGGCAAACAATCAACGTTAAAATCAGTTACTGTTAATTACTTAGGATTGAAAGTGGATAAGTCTGCTGCCGATTCATTGGTGTCTAATTATGCTTTAGACCATCTTAACCATAAAGTGACTGTAGGTATCAAACATAAAGTATTCTTAGATAATCTGATTGCCGATTGGAAATTAGTATACCAAGATAGAAATGGTAGTTATACTGCTTACGATGCAGATTTCAACCCATCAGAAACAGAATACAAACCATTTACTACTGTAGATTTAAGATTAAGTTATCAGTACAAAATGATGTATTTCTATACAGAAGCATCAAATATCTTCAACCAAGAATATTATGATTTTGGAAATATTCCTCAACCTGGAAGATGGTTTAGAGCTGGTATTAAAATGAATCTAGATTTATAA
- a CDS encoding DUF349 domain-containing protein encodes MGTPQDETQSNELNEQNLTEETTSQIEDVADMEDVADFGDDEATSVEEELQEDKDFTGFGKQELLDEIKKIVNSSDVVKAEKISKKIKEAFDPIVKEEEAAAKAEYLEANGNTDGFEYHNADIKSFNDAFYAIKNARRQHFEQMQKMREDNLKKKRAIINQVKELIESTDDKGVMSKVKDLQKDWKATGAVPQQYADEIYKTYGALLDRFYDQMSIEFELKELDRQHNLKAKKALIERAEKLLEVENISEAVVLLNNLHEEFRSIGPVPKDDRDSIWNAFKEISDKIYEKKRQYAEEFKQVLDQNMKLKQALCLKVEPFSTFDTDRIKEWNEETKSLLAVQKEWEAIGPVPREVASGINKQFWANFKQFFANKNKFFEVLEAQRAENLEKKKVLVAKAEKLKESSDWNATADALIALQKEWKSIGPVPEKFRDSVYAEFKAACDAFFERKRNKRNEENKEYAENLNKKEEIILELNKLTEDKTKFDQTLLDEKTEAFFAIGFVPRKEKDAIVDKFVAAVEAFVATAEELDEKGKLQALAGIFNKIPSGGRKFRNQEQNIRNKIKTHEDDIALWQNNLAFFANSKTADKLLSEYNEKIEASKAELKKLKDQLRVIQSIED; translated from the coding sequence ATGGGAACACCACAAGACGAAACTCAATCAAATGAGTTAAACGAGCAAAATTTGACAGAGGAAACAACTTCACAGATCGAGGATGTAGCAGACATGGAGGATGTAGCAGACTTCGGTGATGATGAAGCCACTTCAGTGGAAGAAGAATTACAGGAAGACAAAGACTTTACTGGATTCGGAAAACAAGAATTATTAGACGAGATCAAGAAGATTGTGAACTCTTCTGATGTCGTAAAAGCAGAAAAGATTTCTAAGAAAATCAAAGAAGCTTTTGATCCAATCGTAAAAGAGGAGGAAGCAGCTGCAAAGGCAGAGTATTTAGAAGCGAATGGTAACACAGACGGTTTCGAATACCATAATGCAGATATCAAATCATTCAACGATGCTTTTTATGCTATCAAGAATGCAAGACGTCAGCATTTCGAGCAAATGCAGAAAATGAGAGAAGATAACCTGAAGAAGAAAAGAGCCATCATCAATCAGGTAAAAGAACTTATTGAAAGCACTGACGATAAAGGTGTGATGTCAAAAGTGAAAGATCTTCAGAAAGATTGGAAAGCAACTGGCGCAGTTCCACAGCAATATGCTGATGAAATATACAAAACTTATGGTGCATTATTGGATCGTTTCTACGACCAAATGTCTATTGAGTTTGAATTAAAAGAATTGGACAGACAACACAATCTAAAAGCGAAAAAAGCACTTATCGAAAGAGCTGAGAAACTTTTAGAAGTGGAGAACATTTCAGAAGCAGTTGTATTATTAAACAACTTGCACGAGGAATTTAGATCAATCGGTCCAGTTCCTAAAGACGATAGAGACTCTATCTGGAACGCTTTCAAAGAGATTTCGGATAAGATCTACGAAAAGAAAAGACAATATGCAGAAGAGTTTAAGCAAGTGTTGGATCAAAACATGAAACTTAAGCAAGCATTATGTCTTAAAGTGGAGCCATTCTCAACTTTTGATACAGATAGAATCAAAGAGTGGAATGAGGAAACAAAAAGTTTGTTAGCTGTTCAAAAGGAGTGGGAAGCAATTGGTCCTGTTCCAAGAGAAGTAGCTTCAGGAATCAACAAACAATTCTGGGCAAACTTTAAGCAATTCTTCGCTAACAAAAACAAATTCTTCGAAGTATTAGAAGCACAAAGAGCTGAAAACTTAGAGAAGAAGAAAGTTCTAGTAGCAAAAGCAGAAAAGCTAAAAGAAAGTTCTGATTGGAATGCAACAGCTGACGCTTTAATCGCTTTACAAAAAGAGTGGAAGTCCATCGGTCCAGTTCCAGAGAAATTCAGAGATTCTGTATATGCTGAGTTCAAAGCAGCTTGTGATGCTTTCTTCGAAAGAAAGAGAAACAAGAGAAACGAAGAGAACAAAGAATATGCTGAGAATCTTAACAAGAAGGAAGAAATTATTCTTGAGTTAAATAAACTAACTGAGGATAAGACGAAATTCGATCAAACTCTTCTTGATGAGAAAACTGAAGCATTCTTTGCTATCGGATTTGTTCCAAGAAAAGAGAAAGATGCTATCGTTGATAAATTCGTAGCAGCTGTTGAAGCATTTGTAGCCACTGCAGAAGAATTAGACGAGAAAGGTAAACTTCAAGCTTTAGCAGGTATCTTTAACAAGATTCCTTCAGGTGGTAGAAAGTTCAGAAACCAAGAGCAAAATATCAGAAACAAGATTAAAACTCATGAAGACGATATTGCACTTTGGCAAAACAACTTGGCTTTCTTCGCTAACTCTAAAACTGCTGATAAATTATTATCAGAGTATAACGAGAAAATCGAAGCTTCTAAAGCGGAGTTGAAGAAGTTGAAAGATCAATTAAGAGTGATTCAATCTATCGAAGATTAA